The Phoenix dactylifera cultivar Barhee BC4 unplaced genomic scaffold, palm_55x_up_171113_PBpolish2nd_filt_p 000554F, whole genome shotgun sequence genome includes a window with the following:
- the LOC103708381 gene encoding E3 ubiquitin-protein ligase WAV3-like, with amino-acid sequence MGTGWRRAFCTSIRRDSDMAVAEKSPDPNRSRRSCAKLSFFSGSSGSSNPSTPRLGSLRCRTKSTPSESPKLQCKTATVASSPTPPPRTSPKRSPTLFHRGSSKPSSPRSRSTFALLKAAVHLSRIRCGICEQSVKAGGGTAVFTAECSHVFHFPCIAAHVRTHGGGGGTLGCPVCSAAWRQAPFLSSLRHLQDDEPQPPVLVGDRKPLHCRRMSREDKQCGSGAETRPVSAAAAVHKVYDDDEPPLLPTKPSQTGAGVRFNPIPEANEDDESGGNEDDELEPEGEEKFHDFSAKDNNNGNRSLFPSYKVSVGPMRACAGGVQVRMMPEAALVSSGRRHRNYVVALKVKAPAVAPLLSRCRRAPIDLVTVLDVGGGMTRAKIQMLKRAMRLVISSLGPADRLSVVAFSAAAAKRLLPLRRMSRSGQRSAWQIVERLVASTGGQGSCVGDALRKATKVLEDRRERNPVATIMLLSDVQQQQDAEKDGRNYRRYPSTASAATTRFAHLEIPIHETGFGNAPQQQLPSQISSQAAPVEHAFAKCVGGLVSVVLQDVLLQLFFPSGEVSAVYSCGGGRAVALGSSVRLGDLYAEEERELLVELRVPTAAGPDHHQHSLSVKCTYRDPATQEVIGGGERSLLLPPLQGHPQLARSSSLISLRLRNLFVTTRAVAESRRLAELSDYATALHLLFSARSLLLQALAASDQDQDLIRRLEAEISDLQQRREGQQQQPPSPCQRRRETAIPGGEQQLTPTSAWRAAEQLAKVAIMRKSLNRVSDLHGFENARF; translated from the exons ATGGGAACGGGGTGGCGGAGAGCCTTCTGCACATCGATTCGTCGAGATTCGGATATGGCAGTGGCGGAGAAGAGCCCTGACCCCAACCGCAGCCGCAGGAGCTGCGCCAAGTTGAGCTTCTTCTCCGGCAGCAGTGGCAGCAGCAATCCGTCGACGCCAAGGTTGGGCAGCCTGCGGTGCCGCACCAAGTCGACGCCGTCGGAAAGCCCGAAGCTGCAATGCAAGACCGCGACGGTAGCAAGCTCCCCCACGCCGCCACCGCGTACCAGCCCGAAGCGGAGCCCCACTCTGTTCCACCggggttcctccaagccgtCTTCGCCCAGATCCCGATCCACGTTTGCCCTCTTAAAGGCAGCCGTTCATCTTTCCCGG ATCAGGTGCGGGATATGTGAGCAGAGCGTGAAGGCGGGCGGGGGGACGGCGGTGTTCACGGCGGAATGCTCCCACGTTTTTCACTTCCCCTGCATCGCTGCCCACGTGCGGACtcatggcggcggcggcggcacccTCGGCTGCCCCGTCTGCTCCGCCGCCTGGCGCCAGGCCCCCTTTCTCTCCTCCCTCCGTCACCTTCAAGACGACGAGCCTCAGCCTCCCGTGCTGGTAGGAGACAGGAAGCCGCTGCACTGCCGGAGGATGAGCAGGGAAGACAAGCAATGCGGAAGCGGAGCAGAGACCAGACCCGTCTCTGCTGCGGCTGCTGTCCATAAGGTCTACGACGATGACGAGCCGCCGCTGCTCCCCACCAAGCCCAGCCAAACCGGCGCTGGCGTCCGCTTCAATCCCATTCCAGAAGCGAACGAAGACGACGAAAGCGGCGGCAATGAGGACGACGAGTTGGAGCCAGAGGGGGAGGAAAAGTTCCATGATTTCTCGGCGAAGGATAATAATAACGGTAATCGCTCCCTATTCCCATCTTATAAGGTTAGCGTCGGCCCTATGAGGGCCTGTGCCGGGGGAGTACAGGTGAGAATGATGCCGGAGGCGGCCCTGGTGTCGTCTGGGCGGAGACACCGGAACTACGTGGTGGCTCTCAAGGTGAAGGCCCCTGCGGTGGCGCCCCTGCTCAGCCGGTGCCGCCGCGCCCCGATCGACCTGGTAACGGTTCTGGACGTGGGCGGGGGCATGACGAGGGCCAAGATCCAGATGCTGAAGCGGGCTATGCGCTTGGTCATATCGTCCTTGGGCCCCGCCGATCGCCTCTCCGTAGTCGCCTTCTCGGCCGCCGCCGCCAAACGCCTCCTCCCCCTCCGTCGAATGTCACGGTCCGGCCAGCGCTCCGCCTGGCAGATTGTGGAACGCCTGGTTGCGTCCACCGGCGGCCAAGGTTCGTGCGTGGGCGATGCCCTCCGAAAGGCCACCAAGGTATTGGAAGACCGACGGGAGCGCAACCCGGTTGCCACCATCATGCTCCTGTCCGACGTCCAGCAGCAGCAGGATGCCGAGAAAGACGGTCGCAACTACCGCCGGTATCCTTCGACGGCGTCCGCGGCCACGACGCGGTTCGCCCACCTGGAGATCCCCATCCACGAGACCGGCTTTGGGAACGCGCCGCAGCAGCAACTGCCCAGTCAGATCAGCAGCCAGGCGGCGCCGGTGGAGCACGCCTTCGCCAAGTGCGTGGGCGGACTGGTGAGCGTGGTCTTGCAGGACGTCCTCCTGCAGCTCTTCTTCCCGTCTGGGGAGGTCTCCGCCGTCTACTCCTGTGGCGGTGGGCGGGCGGTGGCCCTCGGCAGTTCCGTCCGGCTCGGCGACCTCTACGCGGAGGAGGAGCGGGAGCTGCTGGTGGAGCTCAGGGTGCCGACTGCGGCCGGACCAGACCACCACCAGCATTCCCTGTCGGTGAAGTGCACGTACAGGGACCCGGCCACGCAGGAGGTGATCGGCGGCGGGGAGAGGTCCCTGCTCCTGCCGCCGCTCCAGGGCCACCCACAGCTCGCCCGCTCTTCCTCCCTGATCTCGCTGCGTCTCCGGAACCTGTTCGTCACCACGCGTGCTGTGGCCGAGTcacggcggctggccgagctCTCGGACTACGCCACAGCCCTCCACCTGCTCTTTTCCGCCCGCTCCCTGCTGCTGCAGGCCCTGGCCGCCTCCGACCAGGATCAGGACCTCATCCGCCGGTTGGAGGCCGAGATTTCTGATCTCCAGCAGAGGCGAGAGGGCCAGCAGCAGCAGCCGCCTTCTCCGTGCCAGAGGAGGAGAGAAACTGCGATTCCGGGCGGCGAGCAGCAGTTGACGCCCACTTCGGCTTGGCGGGCGGCCGAGCAGCTGGCCAAGGTGGCTATCATGCGGAAGTCGCTAAACCGGGTCAGTGATCTGCACGGGTTCGAGAATGCCCGGTTCTAG